Sequence from the Asterias amurensis chromosome 14, ASM3211899v1 genome:
tataatattttgataaatgagtaaaacgtaACTTGGTTAGGGTTAACTCTATGGCTAATAAAATAATGAGCTTACATTAAATGATTAGTTATTTCATGTAACTATGTTTTGTGAATTGGGTCACATTAAATGCCTGGTCATTGGTAGTTAACAATGTTGCCCATGGGCTTTAATCAAATTTAATAAGCTATTCTTTACACTTTCCCTTTTAAAAGTTTATGCTGCGAAGGCTAAGCATCGATTCATTGCCCAAAAGTCTACTGTATTGAAAAGGAAAGTTCCttatattaaaaaacaatttgcttTCATTAAATCCAAATCATTTCTTCTCCTTTCGCTTGGctgcagcaacagcagcagcccCTGCTGCTGCACCAGCACCACCAACTACAGCAGTACCTGCAGCTCCTAACCCTGCAGCTGCAACTGACTGCAGAACAGCCACTGTACTTCCTGCTGCAATAGCGCCACCATTTGCAATTGCTGCAGAAGACATCATGCCTGCTGCGTAGGATCCTGCTGCTATTCCACCCGCTGTAAATCCTGCACCTGCGAGTACAACTGGAGCTGCGACTACAGCACCTATTCCGAATAAACCCATTGCTAGGAGACCACCTAAAGAGAAGCCTGGAATATAGAACACAATATTATTAAATTCCCTAAGGGTGGCATGGTAGACTGGAAATCAACTAACATGTACTCTGCGTGATTAGTGTTTCTTTTTGAAGAGGTTGCTGTTTTCACATTTCCTCTGATACCATTGGGTGGGTATCACACaactttttaaaggcaaactTACTAGATCTAGATTTAGATTCACCAAATTCAGAACTTTACTTCAAAAAAAGTATTCTAGCCAAGTTCTAACCCTGTATATAGCAAATCTCGACCAATGTGTCACATGTGTCCTGAAAAGGGGTAACAATttggcaaatctggtgactagaaATTGCACATACAGTGATTTGACCTTATGGAGGttgagggttacgattatcgcaattAGTATTAACTTGACtgtataaaatatatataaataatgataataataacaataaattaattaattaattaataaaaaataacaaacaataatttCATCCAAAGTGACGTATGAACATTTATTACCCAAGACAATTAATATTTGTCCATATACATCAGGATATACATACCATCACTTTCTTCCTGGCGCCTCTCCTGAAAAAGTAAAAGAAAGTAAATTTACTTATTGGGATTTTAAATTTCCATAGACATTTGGTCAGGAATTTTGTCTATAGAATGTTAGCAGTGTAAATTTTACAGCCAGTAAATTTTTTATGACAATTGTTATTGTGTTTTATCGGCTCATTTTAAATAACTCCTATTTTTGTTGGTTGTCAATTTTGCTTATCTGCCTATTATACGATTTTATGAGTGTTTTCTATTTGTA
This genomic interval carries:
- the LOC139947519 gene encoding uncharacterized protein, yielding MMVKLETKGKLILILLILSITNTSARRQERRQEESDGFSLGGLLAMGLFGIGAVVAAPVVLAGAGFTAGGIAAGSYAAGMMSSAAIANGGAIAAGSTVAVLQSVAAAGLGAAGTAVVGGAGAAAGAAAVAAAKRKEKK